One window of Channa argus isolate prfri chromosome 4, Channa argus male v1.0, whole genome shotgun sequence genomic DNA carries:
- the LOC137125252 gene encoding microtubule-associated protein 2-like isoform X5 translates to MADGRQPDEHWAPQGQENGENGYSAYSSAYRENGYHGGAAAHPGTTVDDSANLPPSPPPSPSAEQIGPVAPEDKIEVVSQQQVEEEAPEEPGTCREEVAYEQPGDLLLEQTHYLTEPQALGCQQAQTPEVLNGGSHQGEHSPSQKAQPEECISKASCEDEPQVALLHGEQMVVEVATPEGPAPASAEPPPPSLVEQSNRDRRDIVEGSAECQVLAGSKPQETKQPSPPVESSKPMTEERQGIVSPSKSGVSKIESKEQLGMIEGMDMEDSETRGNKLCEMPETDGQNVDQRQKASKSSPESAIEMKAISDSFVEHEPGAKTYFETSSKIHGEELQQTESYYELSTTTEATLSRETGSIVKKVEDERDKKVRISPSKMSLDQRSISLNIIVGSLEGHTVKEEKLRTLSESLCAISGSFDEAEVHPLTPSEESHKPSFPPDASVNPTSSDSHEDIHTKTEISQLSDKHNSSSELPNSLSDTLDLAGAMPLPSQERREVDHMRRKSVPVDVSALMGSSLAKLNFLDQKARVGGGESQLEELGYCIFSEYSGPMPSPADVPSPGDSPHQRFPSMESEIEEEVGATETEGVQNGSKQADVKGCLPEISQKTVSEKKDSPAKTSLILERAVTSGVKPDRLRIPLSSSKDKLTGLPGDIKIQVIPEVDIEKDPSREASPIPPDNSFTFTPTETASQAPLTPTTPKSPDDTTSVNQTVKDVLPDAKVENTLKSESIDYTQPELDKEMLTPVQKEPKEASEEREKGTIEVPSASPQSSGESTDKDVNEIKNGHATLAGFEGITNQDNSKALTGLGTTNPSDEKAAQIQLQELTLNKGLAKPQISSPIIIIPQAQAEEEAEDEDDIEIAEEPQEIMEDAEESAVSKTDQGEAGKKQPKKEEVRLMVGDQMFEEDPKSGAEEWSHSAINSDDGEPATDSSHLSPCSDHDQPTEATEEGGKDEDEDKVAEGVQVNREDGTKEELNKEQMKVEDVEKVGSRELWKENEKQIMKEQGEREGRLEEEGEKDTKISQEVEERSEMICLTSEAANEETTMDASILDTDSGWMDSQDDDKSVMTEHIEALPQTQSCTSTAVVVVVDKPAKRTPGRGRGRPGTTDCKVSRKVPSHHPREDIKKKKVGIRRADQNKVSALQNRSPIRKSVAKAAARHPRPAVLHGSARRKATGAESHQPLSVAHQSRERATERAYRSPEKRSSLPRPAKSLTRHIPAAEQDDNSTPSRPTCTDSARSRSVRSGASTPGSSAVTPGTPPSYSCRTPGSRTPGSHTPKSFSVLQEKKVAVIRTPPKSPSSTQRQLKVLNQPLPDLKNVKSKIGSTANIKHQPKGGQVMIPSVKLDFSHVQSKCGSLDKLQHTAGGGNVQIQSKKVDISHVTAKCGSMSNIHHKPGGGSVRIENVKLDFKEKAQPKVGSLGNVTHTPGGGNVMIESHKLTFRETAKARVDHGAEIVVTHTPGVETGGTSPRLSSAGSINLLESPQLSTLAQDVTAALAKQGL, encoded by the exons ATGGCAGACGGTCGGCAGCCAGACGAGCACTGGGCCCCCCAGGGCCAGGAGAACGGAGAGAACGGCTACTCCGCCTACAGTTCTGCCTACAGGGAGAACGGATATCACGGCGGAGCAGCTGCACATCCTGGAACGACAG TGGATGACTCAGCCAATTTGCCTCCttcccctcccccctctccaTCAGCTGAGCAGATTGGGCCCGTGGCACCAG AAGATAAAATAGAGGTTGTCAGTCAACAACAGGTTGAGGAGGAGGCTCCAGAGGAGCCCGGCACTTGTCGAGAGGAGGTCGCATATGAGCAGCCAGGAGACTTGCTCTTAGAGCAGACGCATTATTTAACAGAGCCCCAGGCTTTGGGCTGCCAGCAAGCCCAGACACCTGAGGTCCTCAATGGAGGAAGTCATCAAGGTGAACACAGCCCGTCACaaaaag CCCAGCCAGAAGAATGTATCAGTAAGGCATCATGTGAAGATGAACCTCAAGTGGCGTTGCTACATGGGGAGCAGATGGTTGTTGAAGTGGCAACACCGGAAGGACCAGCACCCGCCTCAGCTGAACCTCCCCCTCCTTCCTTAGTTGAGCAAAGTAACCGAGACAGAAGGGATATAGTAGAAGGTTCTGCTGAGTGCCAAGTGCTTGCGGGGTCCAAACCACAAGAGACAAAACAGCCTTCACCACCAGTGGAGTCTTCGAAACCTATGACTGAAGAAAGACAGGGAATTGTCTCACCAAGCAAATCAGGAGTCTCTAAGATTGAAAGCAAGGAACAACTTGGGATGATAGAAGGGATGGATATGGAGGACAGTGAAACTCGAGGCAATAAATTGTGTGAGATGCCAGAGACTGATGGTCAAAATGTTgaccaaagacaaaaagcatCCAAATCAAGTCCAGAATCAGCAATAGAGATGAAAGCCATATCAGATAGTTTTGTGGAACATGAGCCAGGAGCAAAAACCTACTTTGAGACATCCTCAAAAATCCATGGAGAGGAGTTACAGCAAACGGAGAGCTATTATGAACTCAGCACAACAACAGAGGCAACGTTAAGTCGGGAAACTGGGAGCATCGTGAAGAAAGTAGAGGACGAACGGGATAAGAAAGTCAGGATATCTCCTAGTAAGATGTCCTTGGATCAAAGAAGCATCTCATTGAACATTATTGTTGGGTCCTTAGAAGGACATACAGTAAAAGAAGAGAAGTTGAGGACCCTCTCAGAAAGCTTATGTGCCATCAGTGGGAGTTTTGATGAAGCTGAGGTTCACCCTTTGACACCATCAGAGGAGAGCCATAAACCCAGCTTTCCTCCAGATGCCTCTGTTAACCCAACCTCCAGTGACTCACATGAGGatattcacacaaaaacagaaatttctCAACTTTCTGACAAGCACAATTCCAGTTCTGAACTACCAAACAGCCTTTCCGACACATTGGACCTGGCTGGAGCCATGCCACTGCCGTCACAAGAGAGAAGGGAGGTTGACCACATGAGACGGAAGTCAGTACCTGTTGATGTATCAGCTCTGATGGGGAGTTCTTTGGCCAAGCTTAACTTCCTAGATCAGAAGGCAAGAGTGGGGGGTGGTGAAAGTCAGTTGGAGGAACTGGGCTATTGCATCTTCAGTGAGTACTCGGGGCCCATGCCCTCTCCCGCCGATGTACCCAGTCCTGGGGATTCTCCACACCAGCGTTTTCCATCTATGGAGAGTGAAATTGAGGAAGAGGTTGGGGCCACTGAAACTGAAGGGGTGCAAAATGGAAGCAAACAGGCAGATGTCAAAGGATGTCTACCTGAGATATCTCAAAAAACAGTAAGTGAGAAGAAGGATTCACCAGCAAAGACTTCTTTGATTCTTGAAAGAGCTGTGACAAGTGGAGTAAAACCCGATCGTCTAAGAATCCCATTGTCTTCTTCAAAAGATAAACTGACTGGGCTTCCTGGTGACATAAAAATTCAAGTCATCCCTGAGGTGGACATCGAAAAAGACCCCTCCAGAGAAGCTTCACCCATCCCACCAGATAACTCATTTACTTTCACTCCTACAGAAACTGCAAGTCAGGCTCCCCTGACTCCCACTACCCCCAAGTCCCCAGATGATACAACATCAGTAAACCAAACTGTGAAAGATGTCTTACCAGATGCCAAAGTAGAGAACACGCTGAAGTCTGAAAGTATTGATTACACACAGCCAGAGCTAGACAAAGAAATGCTGACACCTGTACAGAAGGAACcaaaagaagctagtgaagaaCGAGAAAAAGGAACAATAGAAGTACCTTCAGCATCACCTCAGTCTTCAGGCGAGAGCACAGACAAAGATGTCAATGAGATTAAAAATGGGCATGCAACACTTGCAGGATTTGAAGGCATAACAAATCAAGATAACTCAAAAGCTCTTACAGGTTTAGGCACGACAAACCCCTCAGATGAGAAAGCTGCCCAAATCCAATTACAGGAGCTGACTTTGAATAAAGGTTTAGCAAAGCCACAAATATCCTCACCAATAATTATCATACCTCAAGCACAAGcggaagaagaagcagaagatgaGGACGATATTGAGATTGCTGAAGAGCCTCAAGAGATCATGGAGGATGCTGAAGAGTCTGCTGTTTCCAAGACAGATCAAGGTGAAGCTGGGAAGAAACAGCCAAAGAAAGAGGAGGTGAGGCTGATGGTGGGTGATCAGATGTTTGAAGAAGATCCAAAGTCAGGAGCAGAAGAATGGAGTCACAGCGCCATAAACAGTGACGATGGGGAGCCAGCTACAGACAGTTCGCACTTGTCTCCATGCTCCGACCATGACCAACCAACAGAAGCCACAGAGGAAGGAGGtaaagatgaggatgaggataaAGTAGCAGAAGGTGTACAAGTCAATAGAGAAGATGGGACAAAAGAGGAGCTAAATAAGGAACAAATGAAAGTAGAGGACGTGGAAAAAGTTGGTTCTCGTGAGCTgtggaaagaaaatgagaaacaaattatGAAGGAACAGGGTGAAAGGGAGGGCAGGCTGGAGGAAGAAGGGGAGAAAGACACTAAGATCAGTCAGGAGGTGGAAGAAAGATCTGAAATGATCTGCCTGACCAGTGAGGCAGCAAATGAGGAAACCACCATGGATGCCTCCATCCTAGACACAGACAGTGGCTGGATGGACTCACAAG ATGATGACAAAAGTGTCATGACTGAGCATATTGAAGCCCTTCCTCAAACCCAGAGTTGTACCAGTACagctgtggtggtggtggtggacaAACCCGCCAAACGGACGCCTGGCAGAGGAAGGGGTCGTCCTGGCACCACTGACTGCAAAGTGTCTCGCAAGGTGCCCAGCCACCATCCAAGAGAGgacataaagaagaaaaaag TAGGCATTAGGAGGGCTGACCAGAATAAGGTGTCAGCCCTCCAAAATCGTTCTCCAATTCGAAAGAGCGTAGCCAAAGCGGCGGCCAGACATCCTAGGCCCGCTGTGCTTCACGGCTCTGCTAGACGCAAGGCCACAG GAGCTGAAAGCCATCAGCCCCTCAGTGTGGCCCACCAGTCTAGGGAGAGGGCCACT GAGAGAGCATACCGCAGCCCTGAGAAGAGGTCGTCCCTTCCCAGGCCGGCAAAGTCTCTGACACGCCACATTCCTGCTGCTGAGCAAGACGACAACAGCACCCCCTCCAGGCCTACGT GTACAGACTCGGCACGTTCCAGATCAGTCCGCAGTGGCGCCTCCACCCCCGGCTCCTCTGCCGTCACCCCCGGCACACCCCCCAGCTACTCCTGCCGCACGCCTGGATCTCGCACCCCGGGCAGCCACACACCCAAGTCCTTCAGTGTCCTCCAGGAGAAGAAGGTGGCGGTGATCCGAACCCCGCCCAAGTCCCCGTCTTCCACCCAACGGCAGCTGAAGGTTCTCAATCAGCCTCTTCCCGATCTGAAGAATGTAAAGTCCAAGATCGGCTCCACGGCCAACATTAAGCATCAGCCAAAAGGCGGACAG GTCATGATTCCAAGTGTTAAACTGGACTTTAGCCACGTTCAGTCTAAATGTGGCTCCCTGGACAAACTCCAGCACACGGCAGGCGGGGGAAAC GTCCAAATCCAGAGCAAGAAGGTAGACATAAGCCATGTCACCGCCAAATGTGGCTCCATGTCCAACATTCACCACAAACcag GGGGAGGTAGTGTGCGCATTGAGAATGTGAAGCTGGACTTCAAAGAAAAGGCCCAGCCCAAGGTCGGCTCCCTGGGTAATGTCACCCACACTCCCGGAGGGGGCAATGTTATG ATTGAGAGCCACAAGTTGACCTTCCGGGAAACAGCCAAAGCTCGGGTGGACCACGGCGCAGAAATCGTTGTCACTCACACTCCTGGGGTGGAGACGGGAGGCACTTCCCCTCGTCTGTCCTC
- the LOC137125252 gene encoding microtubule-associated protein 2-like isoform X7, whose translation MADGRQPDEHWAPQGQENGENGYSAYSSAYRENGYHGGAAAHPGTTVDDSANLPPSPPPSPSAEQIGPVAPEDKIEVVSQQQVEEEAPEEPGTCREEVAYEQPGDLLLEQTHYLTEPQALGCQQAQTPEVLNGGSHQGEHSPSQKAQPEECISKASCEDEPQVALLHGEQMVVEVATPEGPAPASAEPPPPSLVEQSNRDRRDIVEGSAECQVLAGSKPQETKQPSPPVESSKPMTEERQGIVSPSKSGVSKIESKEQLGMIEGMDMEDSETRGNKLCEMPETDGQNVDQRQKASKSSPESAIEMKAISDSFVEHEPGAKTYFETSSKIHGEELQQTESYYELSTTTEATLSRETGSIVKKVEDERDKKVRISPSKMSLDQRSISLNIIVGSLEGHTVKEEKLRTLSESLCAISGSFDEAEVHPLTPSEESHKPSFPPDASVNPTSSDSHEDIHTKTEISQLSDKHNSSSELPNSLSDTLDLAGAMPLPSQERREVDHMRRKSVPVDVSALMGSSLAKLNFLDQKARVGGGESQLEELGYCIFSEYSGPMPSPADVPSPGDSPHQRFPSMESEIEEEVGATETEGVQNGSKQADVKGCLPEISQKTVSEKKDSPAKTSLILERAVTSGVKPDRLRIPLSSSKDKLTGLPGDIKIQVIPEVDIEKDPSREASPIPPDNSFTFTPTETASQAPLTPTTPKSPDDTTSVNQTVKDVLPDAKVENTLKSESIDYTQPELDKEMLTPVQKEPKEASEEREKGTIEVPSASPQSSGESTDKDVNEIKNGHATLAGFEGITNQDNSKALTGLGTTNPSDEKAAQIQLQELTLNKGLAKPQISSPIIIIPQAQAEEEAEDEDDIEIAEEPQEIMEDAEESAVSKTDQGEAGKKQPKKEEVRLMVGDQMFEEDPKSGAEEWSHSAINSDDGEPATDSSHLSPCSDHDQPTEATEEGGKDEDEDKVAEGVQVNREDGTKEELNKEQMKVEDVEKVGSRELWKENEKQIMKEQGEREGRLEEEGEKDTKISQEVEERSEMICLTSEAANEETTMDASILDTDSGWMDSQDDDKSVMTEHIEALPQTQSCTSTAVVVVVDKPAKRTPGRGRGRPGTTDCKVSRKVPSHHPREDIKKKKVGIRRADQNKVSALQNRSPIRKSVAKAAARHPRPAVLHGSARRKATGAESHQPLSVAHQSRERATERAYRSPEKRSSLPRPAKSLTRHIPAAEQDDNSTPSRPTCTDSARSRSVRSGASTPGSSAVTPGTPPSYSCRTPGSRTPGSHTPKSFSVLQEKKVAVIRTPPKSPSSTQRQLKVLNQPLPDLKNVKSKIGSTANIKHQPKGGQVQIQSKKVDISHVTAKCGSMSNIHHKPGGGSVRIENVKLDFKEKAQPKVGSLGNVTHTPGGGNVMIESHKLTFRETAKARVDHGAEIVVTHTPGVETGGTSPRLSSAGSINLLESPQLSTLAQDVTAALAKQGL comes from the exons ATGGCAGACGGTCGGCAGCCAGACGAGCACTGGGCCCCCCAGGGCCAGGAGAACGGAGAGAACGGCTACTCCGCCTACAGTTCTGCCTACAGGGAGAACGGATATCACGGCGGAGCAGCTGCACATCCTGGAACGACAG TGGATGACTCAGCCAATTTGCCTCCttcccctcccccctctccaTCAGCTGAGCAGATTGGGCCCGTGGCACCAG AAGATAAAATAGAGGTTGTCAGTCAACAACAGGTTGAGGAGGAGGCTCCAGAGGAGCCCGGCACTTGTCGAGAGGAGGTCGCATATGAGCAGCCAGGAGACTTGCTCTTAGAGCAGACGCATTATTTAACAGAGCCCCAGGCTTTGGGCTGCCAGCAAGCCCAGACACCTGAGGTCCTCAATGGAGGAAGTCATCAAGGTGAACACAGCCCGTCACaaaaag CCCAGCCAGAAGAATGTATCAGTAAGGCATCATGTGAAGATGAACCTCAAGTGGCGTTGCTACATGGGGAGCAGATGGTTGTTGAAGTGGCAACACCGGAAGGACCAGCACCCGCCTCAGCTGAACCTCCCCCTCCTTCCTTAGTTGAGCAAAGTAACCGAGACAGAAGGGATATAGTAGAAGGTTCTGCTGAGTGCCAAGTGCTTGCGGGGTCCAAACCACAAGAGACAAAACAGCCTTCACCACCAGTGGAGTCTTCGAAACCTATGACTGAAGAAAGACAGGGAATTGTCTCACCAAGCAAATCAGGAGTCTCTAAGATTGAAAGCAAGGAACAACTTGGGATGATAGAAGGGATGGATATGGAGGACAGTGAAACTCGAGGCAATAAATTGTGTGAGATGCCAGAGACTGATGGTCAAAATGTTgaccaaagacaaaaagcatCCAAATCAAGTCCAGAATCAGCAATAGAGATGAAAGCCATATCAGATAGTTTTGTGGAACATGAGCCAGGAGCAAAAACCTACTTTGAGACATCCTCAAAAATCCATGGAGAGGAGTTACAGCAAACGGAGAGCTATTATGAACTCAGCACAACAACAGAGGCAACGTTAAGTCGGGAAACTGGGAGCATCGTGAAGAAAGTAGAGGACGAACGGGATAAGAAAGTCAGGATATCTCCTAGTAAGATGTCCTTGGATCAAAGAAGCATCTCATTGAACATTATTGTTGGGTCCTTAGAAGGACATACAGTAAAAGAAGAGAAGTTGAGGACCCTCTCAGAAAGCTTATGTGCCATCAGTGGGAGTTTTGATGAAGCTGAGGTTCACCCTTTGACACCATCAGAGGAGAGCCATAAACCCAGCTTTCCTCCAGATGCCTCTGTTAACCCAACCTCCAGTGACTCACATGAGGatattcacacaaaaacagaaatttctCAACTTTCTGACAAGCACAATTCCAGTTCTGAACTACCAAACAGCCTTTCCGACACATTGGACCTGGCTGGAGCCATGCCACTGCCGTCACAAGAGAGAAGGGAGGTTGACCACATGAGACGGAAGTCAGTACCTGTTGATGTATCAGCTCTGATGGGGAGTTCTTTGGCCAAGCTTAACTTCCTAGATCAGAAGGCAAGAGTGGGGGGTGGTGAAAGTCAGTTGGAGGAACTGGGCTATTGCATCTTCAGTGAGTACTCGGGGCCCATGCCCTCTCCCGCCGATGTACCCAGTCCTGGGGATTCTCCACACCAGCGTTTTCCATCTATGGAGAGTGAAATTGAGGAAGAGGTTGGGGCCACTGAAACTGAAGGGGTGCAAAATGGAAGCAAACAGGCAGATGTCAAAGGATGTCTACCTGAGATATCTCAAAAAACAGTAAGTGAGAAGAAGGATTCACCAGCAAAGACTTCTTTGATTCTTGAAAGAGCTGTGACAAGTGGAGTAAAACCCGATCGTCTAAGAATCCCATTGTCTTCTTCAAAAGATAAACTGACTGGGCTTCCTGGTGACATAAAAATTCAAGTCATCCCTGAGGTGGACATCGAAAAAGACCCCTCCAGAGAAGCTTCACCCATCCCACCAGATAACTCATTTACTTTCACTCCTACAGAAACTGCAAGTCAGGCTCCCCTGACTCCCACTACCCCCAAGTCCCCAGATGATACAACATCAGTAAACCAAACTGTGAAAGATGTCTTACCAGATGCCAAAGTAGAGAACACGCTGAAGTCTGAAAGTATTGATTACACACAGCCAGAGCTAGACAAAGAAATGCTGACACCTGTACAGAAGGAACcaaaagaagctagtgaagaaCGAGAAAAAGGAACAATAGAAGTACCTTCAGCATCACCTCAGTCTTCAGGCGAGAGCACAGACAAAGATGTCAATGAGATTAAAAATGGGCATGCAACACTTGCAGGATTTGAAGGCATAACAAATCAAGATAACTCAAAAGCTCTTACAGGTTTAGGCACGACAAACCCCTCAGATGAGAAAGCTGCCCAAATCCAATTACAGGAGCTGACTTTGAATAAAGGTTTAGCAAAGCCACAAATATCCTCACCAATAATTATCATACCTCAAGCACAAGcggaagaagaagcagaagatgaGGACGATATTGAGATTGCTGAAGAGCCTCAAGAGATCATGGAGGATGCTGAAGAGTCTGCTGTTTCCAAGACAGATCAAGGTGAAGCTGGGAAGAAACAGCCAAAGAAAGAGGAGGTGAGGCTGATGGTGGGTGATCAGATGTTTGAAGAAGATCCAAAGTCAGGAGCAGAAGAATGGAGTCACAGCGCCATAAACAGTGACGATGGGGAGCCAGCTACAGACAGTTCGCACTTGTCTCCATGCTCCGACCATGACCAACCAACAGAAGCCACAGAGGAAGGAGGtaaagatgaggatgaggataaAGTAGCAGAAGGTGTACAAGTCAATAGAGAAGATGGGACAAAAGAGGAGCTAAATAAGGAACAAATGAAAGTAGAGGACGTGGAAAAAGTTGGTTCTCGTGAGCTgtggaaagaaaatgagaaacaaattatGAAGGAACAGGGTGAAAGGGAGGGCAGGCTGGAGGAAGAAGGGGAGAAAGACACTAAGATCAGTCAGGAGGTGGAAGAAAGATCTGAAATGATCTGCCTGACCAGTGAGGCAGCAAATGAGGAAACCACCATGGATGCCTCCATCCTAGACACAGACAGTGGCTGGATGGACTCACAAG ATGATGACAAAAGTGTCATGACTGAGCATATTGAAGCCCTTCCTCAAACCCAGAGTTGTACCAGTACagctgtggtggtggtggtggacaAACCCGCCAAACGGACGCCTGGCAGAGGAAGGGGTCGTCCTGGCACCACTGACTGCAAAGTGTCTCGCAAGGTGCCCAGCCACCATCCAAGAGAGgacataaagaagaaaaaag TAGGCATTAGGAGGGCTGACCAGAATAAGGTGTCAGCCCTCCAAAATCGTTCTCCAATTCGAAAGAGCGTAGCCAAAGCGGCGGCCAGACATCCTAGGCCCGCTGTGCTTCACGGCTCTGCTAGACGCAAGGCCACAG GAGCTGAAAGCCATCAGCCCCTCAGTGTGGCCCACCAGTCTAGGGAGAGGGCCACT GAGAGAGCATACCGCAGCCCTGAGAAGAGGTCGTCCCTTCCCAGGCCGGCAAAGTCTCTGACACGCCACATTCCTGCTGCTGAGCAAGACGACAACAGCACCCCCTCCAGGCCTACGT GTACAGACTCGGCACGTTCCAGATCAGTCCGCAGTGGCGCCTCCACCCCCGGCTCCTCTGCCGTCACCCCCGGCACACCCCCCAGCTACTCCTGCCGCACGCCTGGATCTCGCACCCCGGGCAGCCACACACCCAAGTCCTTCAGTGTCCTCCAGGAGAAGAAGGTGGCGGTGATCCGAACCCCGCCCAAGTCCCCGTCTTCCACCCAACGGCAGCTGAAGGTTCTCAATCAGCCTCTTCCCGATCTGAAGAATGTAAAGTCCAAGATCGGCTCCACGGCCAACATTAAGCATCAGCCAAAAGGCGGACAG GTCCAAATCCAGAGCAAGAAGGTAGACATAAGCCATGTCACCGCCAAATGTGGCTCCATGTCCAACATTCACCACAAACcag GGGGAGGTAGTGTGCGCATTGAGAATGTGAAGCTGGACTTCAAAGAAAAGGCCCAGCCCAAGGTCGGCTCCCTGGGTAATGTCACCCACACTCCCGGAGGGGGCAATGTTATG ATTGAGAGCCACAAGTTGACCTTCCGGGAAACAGCCAAAGCTCGGGTGGACCACGGCGCAGAAATCGTTGTCACTCACACTCCTGGGGTGGAGACGGGAGGCACTTCCCCTCGTCTGTCCTC